In Drosophila miranda strain MSH22 chromosome XR, D.miranda_PacBio2.1, whole genome shotgun sequence, the genomic window ACATACCTTACCACCAAATTCAATCAGATTAGCTAGATTTTGCAGACACTTTGCGACCATTATGAGAGAACGAGTTGCTGCGGTTTGCGGTGTTTCACTAACGAGACCAAACTGCCGCGGATTCAGCAATGCGGGGCACAGTAGGCGAAGAAAAATAAAACCAGAGACGACGCGCGTGCGCACCAATCGCTCCGACGGCCACTTAGCCATTACAGACTTCTGCAGACAGTTGCAAATATAGCGCACATTGCGAGGACAAGCGTCTGGCGATGTAAATATCGATTGTGTAACAAGATCAAGGATTTGCAAGAGAAATTCAGCATTCGTACATGCGTCATCATTGACGTCCATCTTTGTCGGATTGAGCTCTGCGGACTGCTTACTTTCCAGAATTTTCTGTACCGTTTCACTTACTGCGGATTGCAGAAACCCGCTACATTCTGTTCTCATATATAGGTCCATCAACGTGGTGGCCAGAGATGCACCACGAAAAAGCGTTGTCGTCTCGTTCTCTCGTGCAACCTCCGCCTGACATAACGTACGGATCAACTCCGTTTCACGCTTCTCGTGCCGAAACACTCGCAGCAGCGATGTGGCCAACGGGACTCGATCGTTGTGGCAGAGTTCGGCTAGAGCCTTCACAGCATATAACTCTGGCTCAATAAGCAATTGCTGTAGTGGACTGTACTCCTCGCAAGGCATTATAAGATCATCAAGATATCGCATGCGGAGCCGTAACGAGCCCCACTCACCCATAGGCGTCATGCCAGTGAGCTGATACCAGCCTTCTGTCTCTTGGCCATTCTTGAGGGCAGACAGATCGATAGTCATCTCCGCCACTTCCGAATCCTTGCCGCGTTTGCCGCGTGACACCAACGTTATTGTTAGGGAAACTACATCTGGAGGCACGTCACTGAAAATGTATTGTTAGTGGGGGATGATAAttctaatttaattttttataatTCATTCATATATCTATTTGATCCAGGGGCCGAAATCATTATAAGTTATATTTTCAAAACAACACAAtcaactttttgtttaaaaaagattttctTTAGTGATAATCATTATTTTTTAGCATAGCGCGCAAATAACTGTTGACCGTTTCTCGTTGTCAGCAAATAAGCTTTTACTCAAACTTTGAGAAAAGGCTCAGACAGCAACAGTTTGCATCGGCTCTTTAACGAGCTCGTTCGAGGTCGGCGAGCAAccgttttttttgttctgtttcACTCTGATTGATCCCCGATCGGTTGCTTGAGTGAAATGAAGCATAAAGTATTTTGCGACTGTTAAAGACAATATGATCTTAAGAATGGCATataaaagcaacaaaaaataagTGAAAATAAATTTGTCTTGTTcttaacaaaaacaaaaatagatTTTTTTTCTAAATAAGCCAAATTACTTTGAAGACCGTTTGCATTCACTTTTTCAGTAACTTGCTCATTTACTGAGCCTCAATGTGCGAAAGTCAATCGTATCTCTCCCTACACTATGTTCGTTAAAAGAGCATCACACGAACAGGTCCACTCAAAGCGctcaacaaaaaaacgaagTCTCTTGCTCAGAGCAAGAGCGACTGCGTAAAGACAAAAACGGTCAACTGTTATTTGAAAGCTAgttatatttttaatatttaatattaatatttaatttaaaatgattttttcggttacaaaaataaaaaacattcATGATTTACGGTCCCTGATTTGGTCAATTCATTTTTGAGACTCACTCTAGCACGAATTCCTCTTCCCAAACTGGTTCGGGAGCGATCTTGACACGAGTTTTGCCAACTTTCACCTGATTAAGTGAGATACTACAATATGGATGTGGCACTAGTTTGAATGGAAGGCGATGTGCCTCCAGGACGTGAAGATTGAGACAACGTAGCTCGCGGAGACGTGACACCTTCTTTTGAGCACGACTTAGCTGTGAGTCGCATTGCTCCTTGAGAGCATTTATCCATTCCACATAGCTCTCCTGACTGGGAGCGCATAGATACGTTACCGTGGCTAGACAGGGTAGAGCTCTCTCTACAATTTGAAAACAATAGGGGCGCTCCCAGAGTGAATCATGACATTGATAAAGGTATGCGCACGACAGATCAATGAGGCctttgggttttgtttttttgggaTTGTCATAAAAACACAGCTGAGTCTCACAGCCATCGTTGATCAAAGCGAAGTATAATTGTTTCCATTTGGTCGACTTGTCAGATTTCTTGTTTAAATGACCATGATGTTTGATACCCTTAATTTTTTTGAGGCCTATTTGGTCACGACACTCGCGTAATGTCGCATAGATTTTCTCCGCAGCTTTTTCCACGACATATTGCTTATTAAAATCTGTCTGTGCACCATTTACAACAGGATGATTAAGCGAGTGGCCCTCTACAATTTGCTCCTTGCGATAGCGATTAATAACCGCGTCAAGGCATTCAAATGTGCGCCCGCCCATTAAATACCGCACTCCTTTTTTCTCAATACGAAACCGCTGGATCTGGTTGTTGATGTGGAAAAAAAGTGAGTAGTCCCCTGGCGAATTGTCGCTGGGTCGAACCAAAAAACTTCCTGGACCAGCTAAATAGTCAAATACAAAAGGTTTTAGAATAAATACATTATCAACAtttttttcattaagtttTCTGAATGATAATTTGAAAACTAAGATGGATAAATACCCTTGACTAACACGTCGACAGCTTCATTCTTTGTACAATTTGGATGAAACCATGGAAATACAGTGTTTGGATCGATAGATACATCCAAATCATCAACCAGTTCTCGAAAAATCATCCCCTGCTCTCCGGTACGATGAGCAGTCACCCACAACCAGCCGTCGCCCATATCGTTGTGAACAAAGAAAATGTCGCCTTTTTGGAAGCTAAGCTCGTCGGTCTCGGGCATTTTCGTATATGGTAGGATCGCCACTACACGCTTCTTATCATTGACTGGCTCCGGCGGTGGTACAGGTATGACCAATCGTTCGCGCTTCAGTAAGTCGCTGCATGATGTGTAGTATCCAACAAGATCACTCAGAGAAATGAACTGCCGCCCACCAATGTAAAAGTCACCGCATACGGCTGTGATCCTAAAGATAATAGAGGTTATGTAATATTGATAAAAATGCAGCCATATGTAGATATAATTGTTTTTTATTGGCATTATAAGCGAACATTATAAGTAACATTTTCAAAAGTACTTCCGATTTGTAGGATCTTGTTCATTTTGGTGCACTACCTGAATGAAAAATCGTTCGAAACGCTTTGTAAACGTCCAAAATATTTTAGGGAATTCTAGTTGTGTTTGTACAGTAACCAAGTGCATCTTTTGAGACCTTGACAAACGTCACTTGTACACCATTACAAATGGAAATTTTCCTTAAAATATGATGTACGTGTACAGTGCTCTAATACAGTTCTTCGCAAACTTGTTGTGTTCCAGGCACACCTTTCAAATCAAGAAATTTTAAAGGTTACATATGGGCATTTCCGCGAAAAGGTCAACCAAGAGTCGCAAAAAAAAGTACCGAAGAACTTGCTGTTTttcattatttattattaagaAGTATtgaaattttatattttttggtTAAAATAGTGAAAAAGTTCATACGTAAAAAATAATTGTAGACGAAGTTGAGTTTGTATGTATCTTACACTGGGTACGTTTTATAGGCTTATTTCGTTAAAACATTACTAAATTTAGAGTTCTCTTACCGTACagaagaaattaaattgtacTTAGATAAGTGCACGTGCTTAGAGCACGAATTAACCGCATTTGGGCTAAAAGTGACCGAAAAACAGCATAAGTTGTTTCCAATAATCTATTTTTTATTCATTACGAAAGTTTGTCGTGTGAGTGACCGCAAGTGCAATCCCTTCtaaaaaaatgattttttcTTAGTTATTGTTAGCTTTTTTCAATTAAAACTTAGACGGATCAACAAgatattaataaaaaaaaattaaaagcaaATGCGGTACATggacaaaataaaaaaaacccaacaacaactgaTGGATTATAGAGCAAAACAAAGGTAATTTTACCGAAAGTACAGAATAAAGTTGCGAAAATTAAAACAAAGATAAAAGTTAAAAAGAAAGAATATGatagataaaaaaataaaaatagcGCGCACCGCTTATTTTCAAATGttatattaattaattatgtatatatatgttaAGCAAAAAggaatttaaaataaattaatttcttttcttttgtaaAATCGAGTATTTTGTAGTCGTTTGCAGCTCATGGATATCACTTTTTTATTTCTTCTTCTTATCTTAAATATTAACGTAATGACTATATACACTACTGGACAAAAAAATAAGTACATCGGTGTCGTGCTAGTTTGTTATGGAATGGAATAGCTCGAATTTTTGTAAATGTATGGTTGCCAATTGTTTATATTTGGAAAGGTTACAGTCTTGCcaaatatttaaatcaaaaattAAAGTGGGGAGCCATCTTAATAAAATTCTATTCATACATTTTTGCTGAATGGGCATTTTTGGTCTggccaaaataataagtacacTGGTGTTATTTAAACATTTTAAAGGATTAGATAAGGATTTGGTCAAAGGATTCTTTAGATAGGCCGTACTCCTGAAGAAAAGAAGTTTTCCATAAGTCTtcaaaaagaaaggaaaattctCCGGAATATTGCGAAAAGTCTTGAACGCTCGGTATTTTTTGTTCAGAATGCTTTAATAGTGCTTATTAAAAATCGAGGATGGAAGAAGAAATCTCTACAAACAACGGACACCAGCATCATCAGTCTTGCAATAATGGATCAGTTCATGTCCTTCAAGGCCATATACGCTTAAATTGGCAAAGAAAAATCAGGTCTGATGGTTCGTCGGAGACATCAATATGCAGACCTAACAGGACGTATAGTCCGAAAAGTTCCCTTACTCCGAGTACAAATTTTTAATATGAGGCAAAAAGTCGTTGAAAATCATTTGGCATGGTCTGGGTCAGATGGGTCTTAAAAGTGGAATAATATATTATTGAGAgacgaaacaaaaataaatcttTTTGATAATGACTCCAGAAGATGTATACAACGACCCAAAGGCAAAGAATTCGACTTCCGGTACACAAAGATAATGGTTAAGAACGGAGGCCGATGTATAGGTATCTAGGGCTATTTTTCTTGGCATGGCGTTGAGCCGGTACATCACATAACTGATCATGTGATCCAattcgggtataaaaacatattGACAGACATTATACAACCTTATGCTGAGGAAAACATGCCCTTGAGATGGGTCTTTCTACCGGAAAATTACCCAAAGCACACCTCAAAGGTGGTGAAGGCGTGGTTTACGGGAAAGTCTCCTGACTTAAACCCATTTGAAAACTTTTGGGGTGACTTGAAACGTCGAATTGGTAAAAATAGTtttcgaaaagaaaaagaatttTTGAGAATTTGTGCAAAAAAACGTGGTATGAGATTCCAGTGGAGACTTGCCGCAAACTTATTGCTAGTATGCCAAGAAGAATGGCCGAAGTCATCTAAAATAAGTGTTGCTATAGAATACTAGTAAaagattataaattataagaAAAAAATGGACAAATTTTGATACGCTTTTAGTTTTTCGCTGTGGAGAATTGCTGTACATATTATTTTGGCCAGCCCTTGTTTATGTTTTTAAGGTTTAATCGgtcataaaatatataattgAAATGAAAAAAGCTTATGATAAACATTTTTATAGTCTATTGTAGGTTAGAAAACTAAAagtaaatttgattttttaaTTATGTTTATTAGAAAAGTTTTAAAAGACCTGAAAGGAATCTCATAAGCgtgtacttattattttggccagtagcgtatatacatatgtacataattaattaatataaCATCTTGTCTCTTGTGCAGCAATGCTATTTTTGTCTTCGTtgtgatttttatttaatacaaAGAAAATAATCTTTCGCCTGTCGGTATTTATTGGCAGTGCTCTTTCTGCCTTCTTTACGGCCTTTCCAAGAGATTGCTGGCTACATTACCTTTAAATTTTCTATTTCTCTTTCTtctatttctttttttataaatattttgttgGTCCATctaaattttaattgaaaaaagCTAACAATAACTAagcaaaaataattttttgaatgaaccgtcgcggcagtgtttagggggttttgaagtcctcgaggatcgaggtatttttcgcataggccagtagttgctgtggcgtcctcttggaggcatcttccagtgatgccagcactggcgcgcccaggtacttcctccttgcccttaagagagcaggacagttgcagatgagatgttctagggtttcggttgccccaggttcgtcacatttcctacaactgtctctgtttgtgatgcctagctttgttgcatgcgccgcagccaggcaatGGTCCGTTAATATTCCtactaataatctgcagttcttccgtggtaggtgcaccaggtagtggctgagtttgtcattgcgGTCCTTGtacatgattttcgaggttctgcagccggtggtactcctccacctacttTCGGCttgtgatccggcctgcttttctagatcgctttgcagcgttctaagcgagacaggcacgttctcggttctcgtattcgccagcccgacgccttccttagctagtacgtccgccgtctcgtttCCTTcaatgccctggtggctgggaatccagtagatccgcactgactttgtcgtgcttagggtatctagtgcctccctgctcgccaagacatttctggaactgacttcggacgactgcatggatcttatcgccgcttggctgtcgacgaataggttgaccgcatcgtgtgctctttcagtgagaagagcgtcctctgctgctttcctgatggcaaaaacctctgcctggaatatgctacaatggtccggtagcttatatgacagccttatatcagggtctgtacagtataggcccgctcctactcctccgtccatcttggagccgtccgtatatatattgaggtgctccgtttggcctcttccgattttccagtcttcaggtcccaaagatgcagttgtttttacttcgaggcatgtttggggggtcatgttgATCTAgtcatttcccttccaattgaactatgcccgtattcttgtggcgacatatttcctgaagcgatgaggcgttgtgctgcctttccttcagtcagacgggcgtggatgtctaggggttcgattccaagtagggtttcgggtgcttttgttggggttgacctcagcgcacctgtaatacagagcagagcctgtcgctgagtcctttccataagcttatgatacgttttctttccagtagcttgccaccacactaagactccatacagcagagttggtcgcaccaccgagatgtaaatccaatgcatcagagccggagacaggccccatgtgctgctgagcatcttcttagATGCATAAAGtgcaatggtggccttcttcaccctttccaatacattgggtttccatgccagtttactatccagtactgtgcccaggtatttgacttgtgtttttggggttagcctagtttgattgatcttcgggggggtccatatcggtaccttgtacctcttggtaaagagtatgaggtccgtcttgtccgcgttgatactgtgtcctacttcttccgcccactcgcgcatctccctgagtgttcgttccattagtgagctgagggtcgatgggaaaacacccgtaataagtatgcttatgtcgtccgcataagctgttattattggggccttcctttcgtatctcttgatgaggtcgtcgaccaccagattccacaggaggggcgacaggactccaccctggggtgtgcctctgtgtgcctctttcaccgtggaagcggtgccccactctgattgcatccgtctgcaacctaggaggttctttatccacaggttgattgctgggtgtgtgTTAGTCGctaccaggcaatttgttattgcttccgtagccacgttgttgaatgctccggagatgtctacgaatactcccagtgcatactttttattgtgaagggctttctcaatggtagctaATACCGAGTGTAGTGCGGTatccaccgatttccctttagtataggcatgctggttggttgacatcagtccccctacctcattcctgatgtgtaagtccagcagcttttctagtgtttttaatataaaggaggtaaggcttatcggtctatagtccttgggactcgcatggctgcGAGTAATCAATTTTACTTATGTCGTCCATTATAATATCAAAACCTATAAAATACCcactttttttttaaatatttcacATATTATTATGTAAAAACATAAGGCTTTCCACCTTATTGGGCGTCAAAAGCGTTCGCCTTTTGCGGACTATTTCTCCTGCTGCAGAAAAAACTCGCTCACATGGCACCAACGTGGCTACCAAGCCAAGACGTTTCAACGTATATTCGTATAGTCGTGGATACATATTTTTTCGCTGTGTCCATAGCTAGGTATTTATCTACCTCTCTGATGGCAGCAGCCGTTTTGTTGCTTGGTTGAACTGCTTGTCTTACTAATGCAACTTTTGGTGGGCCACGTTTTGACGGTTTGTGGTGCTCTCTGCATACAAAATATTATTCTCCAAAACGTACGGTCATCTCCTCTGAGTTTTTCTACGACTACCCGTAGAAAATCATTTTTTGAAATTGCATTGGCTATGGATTGGTGCAGCAAAGTGACCATTATAATAACCTTTGATAAGGTGACATTGTTCTCTGCCGAAATTTCAGTTGTTATTTGACACGAGGctgaacgttgtgagttgctgctgcgaccgcaactctacatttatacccgatacatacatacatagtcCGTATAgctacattgagcgacaaagagtgcgtgcgggagagacagaaaacatGTCTGAACGTGTCGTCGGTCGcagcgtagccactgaaaactgatttgttctttttggctttaaaaataatccgatctgatccagattgggcaatctggtagatattgtcattctctatgatttagttttctcgtatcttcaatattgtggatgccacagatttttgtcctttgtgggggcggaagggggtgtggcgaattttaaaacaaaactgtcaaggtccgatatcacaggagtgcggataccaaatttggttgctctagctcctatgtctctgagatccttgaactcacattttgcaataggcaaagccgaccatgaaacctgtgttttagagagagacagagcgagagagaatgaaattgttttcttgattctggctataataataatacgatcttgcTCAgattgcactctagaagatatagtcatcttcaacgattctgcgttttctgttttctcgtatctttgaaattgtggatgccacagattttcgatctttgtggggcggaagagggcggggcgaagttttgaaatattcttgtaacagtgacatatcacagaagtccagATATaaaattttgttgctctagctcttatagtctttgagcactaggcgctgatagggacgaaCAGCTCTCAGTGTTACAAAACTATTTGTAATTTTTCACTGCAGAACTCACTGTTACAACTGTATTTCTTTTTGCTCACTGTAGAGAGctcactgctacaagtgtgattcaaaatttcgccccacccccttccgcccacacaaaagacaaaaatctATGGcaaccacaattttgaagaaaacgcacaatcatagagaatggccTTATCTACCAGACTGCCGAATCcgaatcagatcggattattattatagcgaaaagtaacaaatcaatttgcagtggctacgcagcgcctgtCGACACgttctgactgattttctgtctctctcgcgcgcactctttgtcgtttaatgtagccatactgactatgtatcgggtataaatggtCCACaacggtctccgcagcaactcacaatgtccccctcgttttaaatCAGTTTTCTTTTAATCGTTACGTATTGAACAGTCACTATCAGTATCAATCCGATTAAAAATGTATGGTCAATCGTGAAACGACGGCTTGGGCAATAGGAATCAGTGCCATCTGACCTAGGCGATCTTTGGGGACGTTAGATGCGGAATGGAATCGTATTCCAAAAGATATTTTTAAGAATATGATAGAGAGCATTCCCAACCATATTAAAAAAGTAATATCAAATATGGACAAAATGTTAATACAcctaattattattttacaCGGTAGATCCCCTAAATTTTTGCCATTTACAAGTGCTCTGACCAGTAAATTTGCTTGgatgtaaatatatatatgtacacaaaaaaaacgaaagagaaacaaatatgtacatatgggtaTTTCCGCGGTCACTCACACAACTTTCGGAAGCAAAATAAAATTTTAAGTGttaaataaatcaaacaatATTAAATTTTTTACACTTCACCactaataattttttttagtGTTTTGAGAGTACTATCAATGGTAAAAAAAATTGAGAGCCTCCGGTTTTTATCTTTTGAGCATAGCTCGCAAACaacggtcaacactttttccctttgcagtctcgtcactgacaaaacaGAACAAGACCACGCAGACACgtggtctctcactgagcagaacactttgtctcttcgcttgtgttatgtgtttcgtCTTTGGGGTggagcccgacacacgatcgtgtctcacaataacaactaagagagacactttggtcaagcgctcacagc contains:
- the LOC117186414 gene encoding ras GTPase-activating protein 1 isoform X3, translating into MADLMRLSNVDVVIQKEKLGSPTGCSDDCNMAAIAGIGVMVAGGGIDLTDLAQELDQDEFEGPHLLNGERPAIIAPPESEWYHGRLDRYSAESRLRGSSKLGSYLVRESDRKPGSYVLSYYGRTGINHFRITAVCGDFYIGGRQFISLSDLVGYYTSCSDLLKRERLVIPVPPPEPVNDKKRVVAILPYTKMPETDELSFQKGDIFFVHNDMGDGWLWVTAHRTGEQGMIFRELVDDLDVSIDPNTVFPWFHPNCTKNEAVDVLVKAGPGSFLVRPSDNSPGDYSLFFHINNQIQRFRIEKKGVRYLMGGRTFECLDAVINRYRKEQIVEGHSLNHPVVNGAQTDFNKQYVVEKAAEKIYATLRECRDQIGLKKIKGIKHHGHLNKKSDKSTKWKQLYFALINDGCETQLCFYDNPKKTKPKGLIDLSCAYLYQCHDSLWERPYCFQIVERALPCLATVTYLCAPSQESYVEWINALKEQCDSQLSRAQKKVSRLRELRCLNLHVLEAHRLPFKLVPHPYCSISLNQVKVGKTRVKIAPEPVWEEEFVLDDVPPDVVSLTITLVSRGKRGKDSEVAEMTIDLSALKNGQETEGWYQLTGMTPMGEWGSLRLRMRYLDDLIMPCEEYSPLQQLLIEPELYAVKALAELCHNDRVPLATSLLRVFRHEKRETELIRTLCQAEVARENETTTLFRGASLATTLMDLYMRTECSGFLQSAVSETVQKILESKQSAELNPTKMDVNDDAYACPRNVRYICNCLQKSVMAKWPSERLVRTRVVSGFIFLRLLCPALLNPRQFGLVSETPQTAATRSLIMVAKCLQNLANLIEFGGKEQYMEVVNPFILKNKERMIVFLDQLSLCSESNTPLGMFVEQSINHNAQDTGRELATLHHICVSYLPELQELSNILSIKKLVTVTDMLTKHKLKYREMIS
- the LOC117186414 gene encoding ras GTPase-activating protein 1 isoform X2, with amino-acid sequence MKIKEKLGSPTGCSDDCNMAAIAGIGVMVAGGGIDLTDLAQELDQDEFEGPHLLNGERPAIIAPPESEWYHGRLDRYSAESRLRGSSKLGSYLVRESDRKPGSYVLSYYGRTGINHFRITAVCGDFYIGGRQFISLSDLVGYYTSCSDLLKRERLVIPVPPPEPVNDKKRVVAILPYTKMPETDELSFQKGDIFFVHNDMGDGWLWVTAHRTGEQGMIFRELVDDLDVSIDPNTVFPWFHPNCTKNEAVDVLVKAGPGSFLVRPSDNSPGDYSLFFHINNQIQRFRIEKKGVRYLMGGRTFECLDAVINRYRKEQIVEGHSLNHPVVNGAQTDFNKQYVVEKAAEKIYATLRECRDQIGLKKIKGIKHHGHLNKKSDKSTKWKQLYFALINDGCETQLCFYDNPKKTKPKGLIDLSCAYLYQCHDSLWERPYCFQIVERALPCLATVTYLCAPSQESYVEWINALKEQCDSQLSRAQKKVSRLRELRCLNLHVLEAHRLPFKLVPHPYCSISLNQVKVGKTRVKIAPEPVWEEEFVLDDVPPDVVSLTITLVSRGKRGKDSEVAEMTIDLSALKNGQETEGWYQLTGMTPMGEWGSLRLRMRYLDDLIMPCEEYSPLQQLLIEPELYAVKALAELCHNDRVPLATSLLRVFRHEKRETELIRTLCQAEVARENETTTLFRGASLATTLMDLYMRTECSGFLQSAVSETVQKILESKQSAELNPTKMDVNDDACTNAEFLLQILDLVTQSIFTSPDACPRNVRYICNCLQKSVMAKWPSERLVRTRVVSGFIFLRLLCPALLNPRQFGLVSETPQTAATRSLIMVAKCLQNLANLIEFGGKEQYMEVVNPFILKNKERMIVFLDQLSLCSESNTPLGMFVEQSINHNAQDTGRELATLHHICVSYLPELQELSNILSIKKLVTVTDMLTKHKLKYREMIS
- the LOC117186414 gene encoding ras GTPase-activating protein 1 isoform X1 is translated as MADLMRLSNVDVVIQKEKLGSPTGCSDDCNMAAIAGIGVMVAGGGIDLTDLAQELDQDEFEGPHLLNGERPAIIAPPESEWYHGRLDRYSAESRLRGSSKLGSYLVRESDRKPGSYVLSYYGRTGINHFRITAVCGDFYIGGRQFISLSDLVGYYTSCSDLLKRERLVIPVPPPEPVNDKKRVVAILPYTKMPETDELSFQKGDIFFVHNDMGDGWLWVTAHRTGEQGMIFRELVDDLDVSIDPNTVFPWFHPNCTKNEAVDVLVKAGPGSFLVRPSDNSPGDYSLFFHINNQIQRFRIEKKGVRYLMGGRTFECLDAVINRYRKEQIVEGHSLNHPVVNGAQTDFNKQYVVEKAAEKIYATLRECRDQIGLKKIKGIKHHGHLNKKSDKSTKWKQLYFALINDGCETQLCFYDNPKKTKPKGLIDLSCAYLYQCHDSLWERPYCFQIVERALPCLATVTYLCAPSQESYVEWINALKEQCDSQLSRAQKKVSRLRELRCLNLHVLEAHRLPFKLVPHPYCSISLNQVKVGKTRVKIAPEPVWEEEFVLDDVPPDVVSLTITLVSRGKRGKDSEVAEMTIDLSALKNGQETEGWYQLTGMTPMGEWGSLRLRMRYLDDLIMPCEEYSPLQQLLIEPELYAVKALAELCHNDRVPLATSLLRVFRHEKRETELIRTLCQAEVARENETTTLFRGASLATTLMDLYMRTECSGFLQSAVSETVQKILESKQSAELNPTKMDVNDDACTNAEFLLQILDLVTQSIFTSPDACPRNVRYICNCLQKSVMAKWPSERLVRTRVVSGFIFLRLLCPALLNPRQFGLVSETPQTAATRSLIMVAKCLQNLANLIEFGGKEQYMEVVNPFILKNKERMIVFLDQLSLCSESNTPLGMFVEQSINHNAQDTGRELATLHHICVSYLPELQELSNILSIKKLVTVTDMLTKHKLKYREMIS
- the LOC117186414 gene encoding ras GTPase-activating protein 1 isoform X4, whose translation is MADLMRLSNVDVVIQKEKLGSPTGCSDDCNMAAIAGIGVMVAGGGIDLTDLAQELDQDEFEGPHLLNGERPAIIAPPESEWYHGRLDRYSAESRLRGSSKLGSYLVRESDRKPGSYVLSYYGRTGINHFRITAVCGDFYIGGRQFISLSDLVGYYTSCSDLLKRERLVIPVPPPEPVNDKKRVVAILPYTKMPETDELSFQKGDIFFVHNDMGDGWLWVTAHRTGEQGMIFRELVDDLDVSIDPNTVFPWFHPNCTKNEAVDVLVKAGPGSFLVRPSDNSPGDYSLFFHINNQIQRFRIEKKGVRYLMGGRTFECLDAVINRYRKEQIVEGHSLNHPVVNGAQTDFNKQYVVEKAAEKIYATLRECRDQIGLKKIKGIKHHGHLNKKSDKSTKWKQLYFALINDGCETQLCFYDNPKKTKPKGLIDLSCAYLYQCHDSLWERPYCFQIVERALPCLATVTYLCAPSQESYVEWINALKEQCDSQLSRAQKKVSRLRELRCLNLHVLEAHRLPFKLVPHPYCSISLNQVKVGKTRVKIAPEPVWEEEFVLEIIIPH